From the genome of Methylocystis heyeri:
GTGGGAGGCCTCGCCCAATCGGGCAATTTCGACGCCAAGGCCTCATAGCTGGAAGGAGACAGGAGACTGGGCGCGACGACCAGAATGGCCGCGAAGGTCATTCCCAGGATCGCGACGATTTTCCAGGTGGCGAAACGCAGCATTGCTTGCTCTTGACGTTGGAATGGCGGTCAATCTGGCCGGCTTGCGCTCATCAGCTCTTGCTGGGCGAGGCGTCCCTCACGGGCTCCCCTTTGGTGCGGATTTCCGTGATCGCGGAGCGGAGCATGCGGCTGCGGAAATTGGGAGCGAGCTCGATTTCGAACTCGTTGTCGTCAACGATCTTCGTCACCTTGCCGATGAAGCCGCTGGTCGTCACTACGGTGTCGCCGCGGCGGATGTTCTTGAGCTGGCTCAATTGTTCTTTCTGCTTACGCTGCTGAGGCCGGATGACGATGATGTAAACGATGCCGATGATGACCAGCACCGGCACGATCTGGGCGAAAAGATCCGGCAGCGAGGGCGGGGCGTCGGCGCCGCCGGGCTGTTGCGCTCCCGTGGAGGTCGTCGTCTTCGGGGCCGGGGCCGCCGGAGCCGGAGTTTGTTCGGTTTGCGCCATGGCTTCCGGGATCAGTTTCATTTCCACGATCTCTTTTTAGAAACGCCACGATTGGGGCGCGGGCTGCCCGCCGCGGGCGGCGGTGGGACGAATGGCCGCGGACTATAGCCGCTCACTTTACGAAAGCAATGGCGGCGCGAAGCGGCGGAGTTTACAGGCCGCCGCCGCTTCCGGCTCCCTCCGCCCGGCGCGCCGCGCGCGATTGCTTAACCATCGGCGCAAACTGCAGCGCGGCAGGCAACCAATCCCCCGTCCGACGCGTTGAATGCCTAGGGATATTTAACAATGGCGGCCCGATGATCCCCGGCGGCGCCGGAGGGACGGACGAAGGCCAGATTCCGCCATGAAGAGGCGGCAATTTGGTCGCTGCGTTCGAATCGCCGGCGCGAAAGTGGAGTGCCTGTTATGTTGCAAAAACTTTCAATGACAACGATGGCCGCCGTCCTGGCGGGCGCTGTGGCGGTGTCGACCCCGGCGGAAGCGTATCGCGGCGGCGGCTGGCATGGCGGCGGCGGCGGCTGGCACGGTGGCGGCGGCGGCTGGCACGGTGGCGGCGGCGGCTGGCACGGCGGCGGTGGCGGCTGGCACGGCGGCGGTGGAGGCTGGCACGGCGGCGGCGGCTGGCACGGGGGTGGTTGGCATGGCGGCGGCTACGGCTGGCGCGGCGGCTACTACCGCCGCGGTTGGGGCGGCTATGGCTACCCCGCCGTAGGCGTCTGGGGGCCCGGTTACTATGGCGGTGGCGGCGGCGGCTGCTGGCAGTGGTGGTACGGCCGCTGGGTATGGGCGTGCTGACAGGCTCGGCGCGTTCGGTTCAATCAGAGTCGAACGCGCTGCGTTTTTCGATGCGCTCAGGCGGAAAGTTCGCGCGCGAGGCCGCGCATGAATTCGACGCAGTGTGAAAGCTGATCGATTTCAATATATTCGTCGGGCTGGTGCGCTTCGTCGATGCGCCCCGGCCCGCACAGGACGGTCGGAACCCCGGCCTGCTGGAATTGCCCGGCTTCGGAGGCGTAGGGCACCGCGATGGTGTGGTTGGCTCGGGCGAGACGCAGAGCCAGCTGTTCGGCGGCGGAGCCCGGCTGCGGCGCGAGCCCCGGCACTTCCGTCTCGGTGGTCGTTTCGATCGCCGCCTGGGGGAAGTTCTGGAAGGTCCGTGCGGCGAGATCGCGCGCATAGAGTTCGAGGCGTTCGCGGGCGAGCGATGGAGCGACGCCCGGCAATCCTCGAAATTCCCAGTGAAACTGGCAGTCGCGCGCCACGATGTTGCGGGCGGTCCCTCCCGATATGAGGCCGACATGGATGCTGGAGTAGGGCGGATCGAAACGCCCGGTAGGGTCGCCCTCGGCCATCAGACCTTCGGCGATGCGATCGAGTTCGGCGACCAGCCTACAGGCGGTGTGAACCGCGCTCAGCCCTTTATGCAGATTGGCGGAATGTATCTCGAAACCGCGCACCCGCGTCGTCTGGGTGACGACCGATTTATGCGCATCCGCGACCTGCATCGAGGTCGGCTCGCCCACGATGACGGCGGCGGGCTCGGGCAGATCGACCCCGAAGCGGGCGATCAGATCCAGCGGTCCGACGCAGGTGGTCTCCTCGTCGTAGCTGAGAAGAATGTGGATCGGCCGCTTCAATCCCGCCGATTTGAACTCAGGCAGCATGGCGAGACAGACGGCGTCGAAGCCTTTCATGTCGACCGCTCCGCGCCCGATGAGACGCGAGCCTTCCCGGCGAAGCGTGAAAGGATCGCCGCTCCATTCCTGGCCGGCGACCGGAACCACGTCGGTGTGGCCGGACAAAACGACGCCGCCGGCGACATTGGGGCCGATCGTGATGAAAAGCGAGGCTTTGTCGCCGCTCGCGTTGGGCGCGCGAACATATTGAACGCCCTGCTCACGCAGGTATTCTTCGACGGCGTTTATCAAAGGCAGGTTCGACAACGAGCTTTCCGTGTCGAATCCGACCAGCCGCGCCGTCAGATCGATCGCTTTTTCCAATCTGCTCATGGATTATTCAGTTGAGCGTGGGGTTCGACAGCGGACTGTCGAGCGAAAAAGTCGGCACCTCGATGTCGAAGGATTCCCCTTCCGCCGTCACCATCCGGTAACTGCCCTGCATGATGCCGGACGGCGTGTTCAGCGGACAGCCGGATGCGTAACGGAAGGTTT
Proteins encoded in this window:
- the yajC gene encoding preprotein translocase subunit YajC gives rise to the protein MKLIPEAMAQTEQTPAPAAPAPKTTTSTGAQQPGGADAPPSLPDLFAQIVPVLVIIGIVYIIVIRPQQRKQKEQLSQLKNIRRGDTVVTTSGFIGKVTKIVDDNEFEIELAPNFRSRMLRSAITEIRTKGEPVRDASPSKS
- the argE gene encoding acetylornithine deacetylase; this encodes MSRLEKAIDLTARLVGFDTESSLSNLPLINAVEEYLREQGVQYVRAPNASGDKASLFITIGPNVAGGVVLSGHTDVVPVAGQEWSGDPFTLRREGSRLIGRGAVDMKGFDAVCLAMLPEFKSAGLKRPIHILLSYDEETTCVGPLDLIARFGVDLPEPAAVIVGEPTSMQVADAHKSVVTQTTRVRGFEIHSANLHKGLSAVHTACRLVAELDRIAEGLMAEGDPTGRFDPPYSSIHVGLISGGTARNIVARDCQFHWEFRGLPGVAPSLARERLELYARDLAARTFQNFPQAAIETTTETEVPGLAPQPGSAAEQLALRLARANHTIAVPYASEAGQFQQAGVPTVLCGPGRIDEAHQPDEYIEIDQLSHCVEFMRGLARELSA